The following are from one region of the Nocardioides marmotae genome:
- a CDS encoding MsnO8 family LLM class oxidoreductase, which yields MRLSLLDRSRTRTGHAEGAALGHTVERAVRAEELGYERVWVAEHHGVPGVASGAPAVLLAAVGAATSRIRIGSGGVMLPHHQPFVVAEQFRMLAALHPGRVDLGVGRSVGFTAPVRRALRRGAEQPDTFAEDVAELRDHLEDAGPVTARPAGVGPVPVSVLATGRGVEVAAALGLPAVVGGPVLAEPDVGERLAAYRRGFQPHRGSEPHLTVSLDVLVADTDAEARELALPEVWAMVRSRRTGVFGPLEPVVDIRAQRWDAQDAARLERGLDAVVAGSAGTVRRRLEELVERTGADELLVSGSTHDRDALAASDAAVRALVA from the coding sequence ATGAGGCTGTCCCTGCTCGACCGCTCCCGCACCCGCACCGGCCACGCCGAGGGGGCGGCGCTGGGCCACACCGTCGAGCGGGCGGTGCGCGCCGAGGAGCTGGGCTACGAGCGGGTCTGGGTGGCCGAGCACCACGGCGTGCCCGGCGTCGCCTCCGGCGCCCCGGCCGTCCTGCTCGCGGCGGTCGGCGCGGCCACCTCGCGCATCCGGATCGGTTCCGGCGGCGTGATGCTGCCCCACCACCAGCCCTTCGTCGTGGCCGAGCAGTTCCGGATGCTCGCCGCGCTGCACCCCGGCCGGGTCGACCTCGGCGTCGGGCGCTCGGTCGGCTTCACCGCCCCGGTGCGCCGGGCGCTGCGGCGCGGCGCCGAGCAGCCGGACACCTTCGCCGAGGACGTCGCGGAGCTGCGCGACCACCTCGAGGACGCCGGGCCGGTGACCGCACGGCCCGCCGGGGTCGGGCCGGTGCCGGTCTCGGTGCTCGCGACCGGCCGCGGGGTCGAGGTCGCCGCGGCGCTCGGGCTGCCCGCGGTCGTCGGCGGGCCGGTGCTCGCCGAGCCCGACGTTGGCGAGCGGCTGGCGGCGTACCGCCGGGGCTTCCAGCCGCACCGCGGCAGCGAGCCGCACCTGACCGTCTCCCTCGACGTGCTCGTCGCCGACACCGACGCCGAGGCCCGCGAGCTGGCGCTGCCGGAGGTCTGGGCGATGGTCCGCTCGCGCCGCACCGGCGTCTTCGGGCCGCTGGAGCCGGTCGTCGACATCCGCGCGCAGCGCTGGGACGCCCAGGACGCCGCGCGCCTCGAGCGGGGGCTGGACGCGGTGGTCGCCGGCAGCGCGGGGACGGTGCGCCGGCGGCTCGAGGAGCTCGTCGAGCGCACCGGCGCCGACGAGCTGCTGGTCAGCGGCTCCACCCACGACCGGGACGCGCTCGCCGCCTCCGACGCCGCGGTGCGCGCGCTGGTGGCCTGA
- a CDS encoding ABC-F family ATP-binding cassette domain-containing protein, which produces MSATLVAKDLSGGHGHRVLFEGLDLTVAPGDVVGVVGANGAGKSTLLRLLAGADTPMGGTVSTAPSDAFVGWLPQEHERVPGETVGQYVARRTGAAAATVAMEETAAALGSGEPGADDAYAVAFDHWMASGAADLDDRLGPVLADLAPDVAADALMTSLSGGQAARVALAALVLSRFDVVLLDEPTNDLDLAGLARLEEFVQGLRAGVVLVSHDREFLARCVTRIVELDLAQQQVTVYDGGYDAFLEERAVQRRHAREAYEQYAGTRADLVSRARTQREWSSQGVRNAMKKSPDNDKIRRKAATESSEKQAQKVRQMESRIARLEEVEEPRKEWVLQFDIAAAPRSSSVVATLNQATRRLGDFQLGPVSLQVEAGDRIGITGPNGAGKTTLLDLLLGRTTPDEGSASLGASVAVGVIDQARTGLAEDLPLGEAFEAVVPELNQAEVRTLLAKFGLKADQVASLVSRLSPGERTRASMALLQARGVNLLVLDEPTNHLDLPAIEQLEQALDAYDGALLLVSHDRRLLAGVRLDERWHVEAGRVETAHVAAGEGAHPAGR; this is translated from the coding sequence GTGAGCGCCACCCTCGTCGCCAAGGACCTCTCCGGCGGCCACGGCCACCGCGTGCTCTTCGAGGGGCTCGACCTCACGGTCGCCCCCGGGGACGTCGTCGGTGTCGTGGGCGCGAACGGCGCCGGCAAGTCCACGCTGCTGCGCCTGCTCGCCGGGGCGGACACCCCGATGGGCGGGACGGTGAGCACCGCGCCGAGCGACGCGTTCGTCGGCTGGCTGCCCCAGGAGCACGAGCGGGTGCCCGGGGAGACGGTCGGGCAGTACGTCGCCCGGCGCACCGGCGCCGCCGCCGCGACCGTCGCGATGGAGGAGACCGCCGCGGCCCTCGGGTCCGGCGAGCCCGGCGCGGACGACGCCTACGCCGTCGCCTTCGACCACTGGATGGCCAGCGGCGCCGCCGACCTCGACGACCGGCTCGGACCGGTCCTCGCCGACCTGGCACCCGATGTCGCCGCCGACGCGCTGATGACCTCGCTCTCGGGCGGCCAGGCGGCGCGGGTCGCCCTCGCGGCGCTGGTGCTGAGCCGGTTCGACGTGGTGCTGCTCGACGAGCCGACCAACGACCTGGACCTCGCGGGGCTGGCCCGGCTCGAGGAGTTCGTCCAGGGCCTGCGCGCCGGCGTCGTCCTGGTCTCGCACGACCGGGAGTTCCTCGCCCGCTGCGTGACCCGGATCGTCGAGCTCGACCTCGCCCAGCAGCAGGTGACGGTCTACGACGGCGGCTACGACGCGTTCCTCGAGGAGCGCGCGGTGCAGCGGCGCCACGCCCGCGAGGCCTACGAGCAGTACGCCGGCACGCGGGCCGACCTCGTCTCGCGGGCGCGGACCCAGCGGGAGTGGAGCTCCCAGGGCGTGCGCAACGCGATGAAGAAGAGCCCCGACAACGACAAGATCCGGCGCAAGGCGGCCACGGAGTCCTCGGAGAAGCAGGCCCAGAAGGTCCGCCAGATGGAGTCGCGGATCGCGCGCCTGGAGGAGGTCGAGGAGCCCCGCAAGGAGTGGGTGCTGCAGTTCGACATCGCTGCGGCGCCGCGGTCCAGCTCGGTCGTCGCGACCCTCAACCAGGCCACCCGCCGCCTCGGCGACTTCCAGCTGGGGCCGGTGTCCCTCCAGGTCGAGGCCGGCGACCGGATCGGGATCACCGGGCCCAACGGCGCCGGCAAGACGACGCTGCTGGACCTGCTGCTCGGCCGGACCACCCCCGACGAGGGCTCGGCCTCGCTCGGGGCGTCGGTCGCGGTCGGCGTCATCGACCAGGCGCGCACCGGCCTCGCCGAGGACCTGCCGCTCGGGGAGGCCTTCGAGGCGGTCGTGCCGGAGCTCAACCAGGCCGAGGTGCGCACCCTGCTGGCCAAGTTCGGCCTCAAGGCCGACCAGGTCGCGAGCCTCGTCTCGCGGCTCTCCCCGGGCGAGCGCACCCGCGCCTCGATGGCGCTGCTCCAGGCGCGCGGGGTCAACCTGCTCGTCCTCGACGAGCCGACCAACCACCTCGACCTGCCCGCGATCGAGCAGCTCGAGCAGGCGCTCGACGCCTACGACGGCGCGTTGCTGCTCGTCTCCCACGACCGGCGGCTCCTCGCGGGCGTCCGGCTCGACGAGCGCTGGCACGTCGAGGCCGGCCGGGTCGAGACCGCGCACGTCGCCGCCGGGGAAGGCGCACACCCCGCGGGCCGTTGA
- a CDS encoding DinB family protein, with translation MTRQEEAPATFVDADLRGARFVRADLSGAVMRGVDVQGADIDAPWLAEAGGSLIVNGVDVAPLVEAELDRRHPGRALRRASDPDGLRAAWAAVERTWAGTLARVEAMPPAAADASVDGEWSFAQTLRHLVMATDTWLGRGVLGRTLAEATHPLGVPNAEYATDGYDTSVFTTRTPSWAEVLEARGDRVAMVRGFLADLTAERLAVPCEHPWGPGRQVSTLHCLHVVLTEEWQHHRYAVRDLDALDLPHRPDHDPAI, from the coding sequence ATGACCCGCCAGGAGGAGGCGCCCGCCACGTTCGTCGACGCCGACCTGCGCGGCGCCCGCTTCGTCCGCGCCGACCTGTCCGGAGCGGTCATGCGGGGCGTGGACGTCCAGGGCGCCGACATCGACGCGCCGTGGCTGGCCGAGGCCGGCGGCTCGCTGATCGTCAACGGTGTCGACGTCGCCCCGCTGGTCGAGGCCGAGCTCGACCGCCGCCACCCCGGCCGGGCGCTGCGCCGGGCAAGCGACCCCGACGGGCTGCGCGCCGCCTGGGCCGCGGTCGAGCGCACCTGGGCGGGCACCCTCGCGCGCGTCGAGGCGATGCCGCCCGCCGCCGCCGACGCCTCGGTCGACGGCGAGTGGTCCTTCGCCCAGACCCTGCGGCACCTGGTCATGGCCACCGACACCTGGCTCGGCCGCGGCGTCCTCGGCCGCACCCTCGCCGAGGCGACGCACCCGCTCGGCGTGCCCAACGCGGAGTACGCCACCGACGGGTACGACACCTCCGTCTTCACCACGCGCACGCCCTCGTGGGCCGAGGTGCTCGAGGCGCGCGGCGACCGGGTCGCGATGGTCCGCGGCTTCCTCGCCGACCTCACCGCCGAGCGGCTCGCGGTGCCGTGCGAGCACCCGTGGGGGCCCGGCAGGCAGGTCTCGACCCTCCACTGCCTGCACGTGGTCCTCACCGAGGAGTGGCAGCACCACCGGTACGCCGTGCGCGACCTCGATGCCCTCGACCTCCCCCACCGGCCGGACCACGACCCGGCGATCTAG
- a CDS encoding SprT-like domain-containing protein: MDLDEAARMARGLLDEHGLRDWTVVFDRAKRRAGICRPAQRQIGLSGPLTALHDEAEVRDTVLHEVAHALVGPRHGHDAVWRATAVRIGCSGRRCSDPDAPAIEGDWVGTCPGGHRITRHRRPTRPGSCTRCSRTFSREHLLTWTHRGTVVPMGEAYDAALRRILDAPDPGRSAAGAPAPAPRVGQRARIVAAGRYQGVVGTVLKRGRTRFHLRVRGQVLTVPFAMLEPLDRS, encoded by the coding sequence GTGGACCTGGACGAGGCGGCGCGGATGGCGCGGGGGCTGCTCGACGAGCACGGCCTGCGCGACTGGACCGTGGTCTTCGACCGGGCCAAGCGGCGCGCCGGCATCTGCCGTCCGGCGCAGCGCCAGATCGGGCTGAGCGGGCCGCTCACCGCGCTGCACGACGAGGCGGAGGTCCGCGACACCGTGCTGCACGAGGTCGCCCACGCGCTGGTCGGCCCGCGGCACGGGCACGACGCCGTGTGGCGCGCGACCGCGGTGCGGATCGGCTGCTCGGGCCGCCGCTGCTCCGACCCGGACGCGCCGGCCATCGAGGGCGACTGGGTCGGCACCTGCCCGGGTGGCCACCGGATCACCCGGCACCGCCGCCCGACCCGGCCGGGCTCGTGCACCCGCTGCTCGCGGACGTTCAGCCGCGAGCACCTGCTGACCTGGACCCATCGGGGCACGGTGGTGCCGATGGGCGAGGCGTACGACGCCGCGCTGCGCCGCATCCTCGACGCCCCCGACCCGGGGCGGTCCGCCGCCGGTGCGCCGGCCCCCGCGCCGAGGGTGGGCCAGCGGGCCCGGATCGTGGCCGCCGGTCGCTACCAGGGCGTGGTCGGGACCGTGCTCAAGCGCGGGCGCACCCGCTTCCACCTGCGGGTGCGCGGCCAGGTGCTGACCGTGCCGTTCGCGATGCTGGAGCCGCTCGACCGGAGCTGA
- the cobT gene encoding nicotinate-nucleotide--dimethylbenzimidazole phosphoribosyltransferase — MSITPPDPTLEAAARERLAGLATPAGALGRAGELGVRLSAMLGAVPPPELTDVRLVVFAGDHGVAAHGVSAYPAAVTPAMVRSLHAGTAGVSALACAHDVGVRVLDIAVDDDLDGLPAEVVAHKVRRGSGAIHLEDALTAEEVRRALEVGRAVAAEEVAAGAQVLISGDLGIGNTTPAAALVAAALGLPAEDVVGRGTGVDDAGLARKTEVVAQALRRAGDRTADPVDTLAALASADLAATTGFVLGAVEAGVPVVLDGLMSVACALTAERIAPGAAAWYVAGHRSTEPAQSLALEKLGLDPLLDLGLRLGEGSGAVAAVPVLRSAVALLRDVALLSDLLPG, encoded by the coding sequence GTGTCGATCACTCCCCCGGACCCGACCCTCGAGGCCGCCGCCCGCGAGCGGCTCGCCGGCCTGGCGACCCCCGCCGGGGCCCTCGGCCGCGCGGGCGAGCTCGGCGTACGGCTCAGCGCGATGCTCGGCGCCGTCCCCCCGCCCGAGCTCACCGACGTGCGGCTCGTGGTCTTCGCCGGTGACCACGGCGTCGCGGCCCACGGCGTCTCGGCCTACCCCGCGGCGGTGACCCCCGCGATGGTCCGCTCGCTGCACGCCGGCACCGCGGGCGTCTCGGCCCTCGCCTGCGCCCACGACGTCGGCGTGCGCGTGCTCGACATCGCCGTCGACGACGACCTCGACGGCCTCCCCGCCGAGGTCGTCGCGCACAAGGTCCGCCGCGGCAGCGGCGCCATCCACCTCGAGGACGCCCTCACCGCCGAGGAGGTACGCCGCGCGCTCGAGGTCGGCCGCGCGGTCGCCGCCGAGGAGGTCGCCGCGGGCGCCCAGGTGCTGATCAGCGGCGACCTCGGCATCGGCAACACCACCCCGGCCGCCGCGCTGGTCGCCGCCGCGCTCGGCCTGCCCGCCGAGGACGTCGTCGGCCGCGGCACCGGTGTCGACGACGCCGGGCTGGCCCGCAAGACCGAGGTCGTCGCCCAGGCACTGCGCCGCGCCGGCGACCGCACCGCCGACCCGGTGGACACGCTCGCGGCGCTGGCCAGCGCCGACCTCGCCGCGACGACCGGGTTCGTCCTGGGCGCCGTCGAGGCCGGGGTGCCGGTGGTCCTCGACGGGCTGATGTCGGTGGCCTGCGCGCTGACCGCCGAGCGGATCGCGCCCGGCGCGGCCGCGTGGTACGTCGCCGGCCACCGCTCCACCGAGCCGGCCCAGTCCCTGGCACTGGAGAAGCTCGGCCTCGACCCCCTCCTCGACCTCGGCCTGCGCCTGGGCGAGGGCAGCGGCGCGGTGGCCGCCGTGCCGGTGCTGCGCAGCGCCGTGGCCCTGCTGCGCGACGTCGCCCTGCTCAGCGACCTGCTCCCCGGCTGA
- the cobS gene encoding adenosylcobinamide-GDP ribazoletransferase produces MGPLLDAWRLAVGTLTAVPVAPPRTVDARTAGRAMLLAPLAAAPLALVVAGIGLVGPEVGLTPLVTAVLAIAGLVAGSRALHLDGLADTADGLTASYDRRRSLEVMKSGAAGPAGVAAVVLVLLLQVTALTSVLRQDHGWLVAGVLVCLSRCSLALACTRGVPGARPDGLGATYVGSVRPLATVSIWLGSALVAALLAGLPGLLAVLAAAAAVVLLLRRAVTRFGGVTGDVFGAAVELSLAALLVVASA; encoded by the coding sequence GTGGGCCCGCTCCTCGACGCGTGGCGGCTCGCGGTCGGCACGCTGACCGCCGTGCCGGTCGCCCCGCCGCGCACCGTCGACGCCCGCACCGCGGGCCGTGCCATGCTGCTCGCGCCGCTCGCGGCCGCCCCGCTCGCGCTGGTCGTCGCGGGCATCGGGCTGGTCGGCCCCGAAGTCGGCCTCACCCCGCTGGTCACCGCCGTGCTGGCGATCGCCGGCCTGGTCGCCGGCAGCCGCGCGCTGCACCTCGACGGCCTCGCCGACACCGCCGACGGCCTCACCGCCTCCTACGACCGCCGCCGCTCGCTGGAGGTGATGAAGTCCGGCGCCGCCGGCCCGGCCGGCGTGGCCGCCGTCGTCCTGGTCCTCCTGCTCCAGGTCACCGCGCTGACCTCCGTGCTCCGCCAGGACCACGGCTGGCTGGTCGCCGGGGTGCTCGTCTGCCTCTCCCGCTGCTCGCTGGCCCTGGCCTGCACCCGCGGCGTGCCCGGCGCCCGCCCCGACGGCCTCGGCGCGACGTACGTCGGCTCCGTCCGCCCCCTCGCCACCGTCTCGATCTGGCTCGGCTCGGCCCTGGTCGCGGCGCTCCTCGCCGGGCTGCCCGGCCTGCTCGCGGTCCTCGCCGCGGCGGCCGCGGTGGTGCTCCTCCTGCGCCGCGCCGTCACCCGCTTCGGCGGCGTCACCGGCGACGTGTTCGGCGCGGCCGTCGAGCTCTCGCTGGCCGCCCTGCTCGTCGTCGCCTCCGCCTGA
- a CDS encoding bifunctional adenosylcobinamide kinase/adenosylcobinamide-phosphate guanylyltransferase: MLGSAKVLVTGGVRSGKSTHAERLLAGDVSVDYVAPGPVPTADDADWAARVAAHRSRRPASWTTHETRDLASVLGSATAPVLIDCIGTWLTAVVDAAALWEAPADEVHAVVLGELEPVVAALVAAPVGVVLVTNEVGLGVVPAHRSGRLFRDLLGTVNQRVGAACDEVHLVVAGRVLRLPDPL; the protein is encoded by the coding sequence GTGCTCGGGTCCGCGAAGGTGCTGGTGACCGGCGGGGTCCGCTCGGGGAAGTCCACCCACGCCGAGCGGCTGCTCGCGGGGGACGTTTCCGTCGACTACGTCGCCCCGGGACCGGTCCCGACCGCCGACGACGCCGACTGGGCCGCCCGCGTCGCGGCGCACCGCTCGCGCCGGCCCGCGTCGTGGACCACCCACGAGACGCGCGACCTGGCCTCGGTGCTCGGCTCGGCCACCGCGCCGGTGCTCATCGATTGCATCGGCACCTGGCTGACCGCTGTCGTCGACGCCGCCGCTCTCTGGGAGGCCCCGGCCGACGAGGTCCATGCGGTCGTCCTGGGCGAGCTGGAGCCGGTCGTGGCCGCGCTGGTCGCCGCTCCCGTCGGCGTCGTGCTCGTGACCAACGAGGTCGGCCTCGGCGTCGTGCCGGCCCACCGCTCGGGCCGGCTCTTCCGCGACCTGCTCGGCACGGTCAACCAGCGGGTCGGCGCTGCCTGCGACGAGGTGCACCTCGTCGTCGCCGGGCGGGTGTTGCGGCTGCCGGACCCGCTCTGA
- a CDS encoding acyl-CoA dehydrogenase family protein: MSTSALDPEERRAIVEAVRDFTEARIAPNAVAWDQDHHFPVDVLAEAGGLGLGAIYAKEDVGGSGLGRSEAVLIFEELSRGDVAVAAYISIHNMAVWMIDTFGDHEQRARWVPHLAGMENLASYCLTEPDAGSDAGNLRTTARREGDEWVLSGTKQFISGAGASSVYVVMARTGGPGPKGISAFIVPAESEGLSFGAEEQKMGWHAQPTRQVVMDGVRVPAANLLGEEGQGFAIAMRGLNGGRLNIAACSLGGAQWAVDRAAEHLRTRQAFGGPLTDQQGLVFALADAHIELQAARTMLHDAAARLDAGDPDAAVIVAGAKRFVTDAGWKAANTALQLHGGYGYLAEYGIEKVVRDLRVHQILEGTNEIMRVIVGRALTQGTA, encoded by the coding sequence GTGAGCACCTCAGCACTGGATCCCGAGGAGCGCCGGGCGATCGTCGAGGCGGTCCGCGACTTCACCGAGGCGCGGATCGCGCCGAACGCCGTGGCCTGGGACCAGGACCACCACTTCCCCGTCGACGTGCTCGCCGAGGCCGGCGGCCTCGGCCTGGGCGCGATCTACGCCAAGGAGGACGTCGGCGGCTCCGGCCTCGGCCGCAGCGAGGCGGTCCTCATCTTCGAGGAGCTCTCCCGCGGTGACGTCGCCGTGGCGGCGTACATCTCCATCCACAACATGGCCGTGTGGATGATCGACACCTTCGGCGACCACGAGCAGCGCGCCCGCTGGGTGCCGCACCTGGCCGGCATGGAGAACCTCGCCAGCTACTGCCTCACCGAGCCCGACGCCGGCTCCGACGCCGGCAACCTGCGCACCACCGCGCGCCGCGAGGGCGACGAGTGGGTGCTGAGCGGCACCAAGCAGTTCATCTCCGGCGCCGGCGCCTCGAGCGTGTACGTCGTCATGGCCCGCACCGGCGGCCCCGGCCCCAAGGGCATCAGCGCCTTCATCGTGCCCGCGGAGTCCGAGGGCCTCTCCTTCGGTGCTGAGGAGCAGAAGATGGGCTGGCACGCCCAGCCCACCCGCCAGGTGGTCATGGACGGCGTCCGCGTCCCGGCGGCGAACCTCCTCGGCGAGGAGGGCCAGGGCTTCGCGATCGCCATGCGCGGCCTCAACGGCGGCCGGCTCAACATCGCCGCCTGCTCCCTCGGCGGCGCCCAGTGGGCGGTGGACCGCGCGGCCGAGCACCTGCGCACCCGCCAGGCCTTCGGCGGCCCGCTCACCGACCAGCAGGGCCTCGTCTTCGCCCTCGCCGACGCCCACATCGAGCTCCAGGCGGCGCGCACCATGCTCCACGACGCCGCCGCCCGCCTCGACGCCGGCGACCCCGACGCCGCGGTGATCGTGGCCGGCGCCAAGCGCTTCGTCACCGACGCCGGCTGGAAGGCCGCCAACACCGCACTGCAGCTCCACGGCGGCTACGGCTACCTTGCCGAGTACGGCATCGAGAAGGTCGTCCGCGACCTCCGTGTCCACCAGATCCTCGAAGGGACCAACGAGATCATGCGAGTCATCGTGGGCCGCGCGCTCACCCAGGGAACGGCATGA
- a CDS encoding enoyl-CoA hydratase/isomerase family protein has translation MSDQQQDAPAVVVSTTGRLGRLELNRPRAINALNHEMVGLLQEALDAWREDDAVRTVLLTGRGERGLCAGGDIVSIWKDAKAGTHGSARFWSDEYVLNHAIKTYPKPYVAVMDGIVLGGGIGVSAHASHRVVTERSSLGMPETGIGFVPDVGGTWLLSHAPGELGTHLGLTAGSVGPGDAIALGLADHFVPSERLEELARRLAEEDPDAVLADLAETPPEASLPAQRSWIDECYAGDDAAAILARLREHPSPEAQQAARTLAKRSPFAVTTTLRALREAAGLADLGAALAMELRLTVRFLDVPDFVEGVRAQVIDKDRNPQWQPASLDEVDPAAVAALFEPLPTGELALPTTTGGPA, from the coding sequence ATGAGCGACCAGCAGCAGGACGCACCTGCCGTCGTCGTCTCGACAACCGGCCGGCTCGGCCGCCTCGAGCTCAACCGCCCCCGGGCCATCAACGCGCTCAACCACGAGATGGTCGGGCTGCTCCAGGAGGCGCTGGACGCCTGGCGCGAGGACGACGCCGTCCGCACCGTGCTGCTCACCGGCCGCGGCGAGCGCGGCCTGTGCGCCGGCGGCGACATCGTGTCGATCTGGAAGGACGCGAAGGCCGGCACCCACGGGTCCGCGCGGTTCTGGTCCGACGAGTACGTCCTGAACCACGCGATCAAGACCTACCCCAAGCCGTACGTCGCCGTGATGGACGGCATCGTGCTCGGCGGCGGCATCGGCGTCTCGGCCCACGCCAGCCACCGCGTCGTCACCGAGCGCTCCTCCCTGGGCATGCCCGAGACCGGCATCGGCTTCGTGCCGGACGTCGGCGGCACCTGGCTGCTCTCCCACGCGCCCGGCGAGCTCGGCACCCACCTCGGGCTGACCGCCGGCTCGGTCGGCCCGGGCGACGCGATCGCCCTGGGCCTGGCCGACCACTTCGTGCCCTCCGAGCGCCTCGAGGAGCTGGCCCGCCGCCTCGCCGAGGAGGACCCGGACGCGGTGCTGGCCGACCTCGCCGAGACCCCGCCCGAGGCGTCGCTCCCGGCCCAGCGCTCCTGGATCGACGAGTGCTACGCCGGCGACGACGCCGCCGCGATCCTGGCCCGCCTGCGCGAGCACCCCTCCCCCGAGGCCCAGCAGGCGGCGAGGACGCTCGCGAAGCGCTCGCCGTTCGCGGTCACCACCACCCTGCGCGCCCTGCGCGAGGCGGCCGGCCTGGCCGACCTCGGCGCGGCGCTGGCGATGGAGCTGCGGCTGACCGTCCGCTTCCTCGACGTCCCCGACTTCGTCGAGGGCGTGCGCGCCCAGGTCATCGACAAGGACCGCAACCCGCAGTGGCAGCCGGCCTCGCTCGACGAGGTCGACCCCGCCGCCGTCGCCGCCCTCTTCGAGCCGCTGCCCACCGGCGAGCTCGCGCTCCCCACCACCACCGGAGGTCCCGCATGA
- the mmsB gene encoding 3-hydroxyisobutyrate dehydrogenase: MSTTPVAFIGLGNMGGPMAANLVKAGHPVTGFDVGQEACDKAREAGVDVKATAAEAVQGAAAVVTMLPNGALLLQVYDEVLAAAAPGTLFVDCSTVAVSDARTAADLAVAAGHRAADAPVSGGVGGAEAGSLTFMLGCDDALVEETSALLEPMAGRVVHCGASGAGQAAKICNNMVLGASMIAISEAFVLGEKLGLTHQAFFDVASTASGQCWALTTNCPVPGPVPTSPANRDWKPGFAGALMAKDLGLARRALEESGTDAAVGTLAEEIYRRFADEGGAGLDFSAIVNTIRERSAATAG, encoded by the coding sequence ATGAGCACCACCCCCGTCGCCTTCATCGGCCTGGGCAACATGGGCGGCCCGATGGCCGCGAACCTGGTCAAGGCCGGGCACCCGGTCACCGGCTTCGACGTCGGCCAGGAGGCCTGCGACAAGGCCCGCGAGGCCGGCGTGGACGTCAAGGCCACCGCCGCCGAGGCGGTCCAGGGCGCGGCGGCCGTCGTCACCATGCTCCCCAACGGCGCCCTCCTCCTCCAGGTGTACGACGAGGTGCTCGCCGCGGCCGCGCCCGGCACGCTCTTCGTCGACTGCTCCACGGTGGCCGTCTCCGACGCGCGGACCGCGGCCGACCTGGCCGTCGCCGCCGGGCACCGCGCCGCGGACGCCCCGGTCTCCGGCGGCGTCGGCGGCGCCGAGGCCGGCTCGCTGACCTTCATGCTCGGCTGCGACGACGCCCTGGTCGAGGAGACCAGCGCGCTGCTCGAGCCGATGGCCGGCCGCGTCGTCCACTGCGGCGCCTCGGGCGCCGGCCAGGCCGCGAAGATCTGCAACAACATGGTCCTCGGCGCCTCGATGATCGCGATCTCCGAGGCGTTCGTGCTCGGCGAGAAGCTCGGCCTGACCCACCAGGCGTTCTTCGACGTGGCCTCCACCGCCTCGGGCCAGTGCTGGGCGCTGACCACCAACTGCCCCGTCCCCGGCCCGGTGCCGACCAGCCCCGCCAACCGCGACTGGAAGCCCGGCTTCGCCGGCGCGCTCATGGCCAAGGACCTCGGCCTGGCCCGCCGCGCCCTCGAGGAGTCCGGCACCGACGCCGCCGTCGGGACGCTCGCCGAGGAGATCTATCGTCGGTTCGCCGACGAGGGCGGCGCCGGCCTCGACTTCTCCGCCATCGTCAACACCATCCGGGAGCGCTCGGCCGCCACGGCCGGGTGA
- a CDS encoding enoyl-CoA hydratase → MSSYETIQVTREGRVGTITLDRPKALNALNAQLMTEVVAAAEELDADRGIGAIVVTGSERAFAAGADIKEMAAQSYADMALGDWFAAWDRFANLRTPVIAGVSGHALGGGCELAMMCDLVIAAESARFGQPEINLGVFPGIGGTQRLTRAVGKAVAMDLILTGRTMTAQEALAVGLVSRVVPTEELLQQVAEVAATIAEKSLPVLYATKEAVNRAFETTLAEGVKFERRTFHATFALEDRTEGMGAFVEKRTAEFKHR, encoded by the coding sequence ATGTCGTCGTACGAGACCATCCAGGTGACCCGCGAGGGCCGCGTCGGGACGATCACCCTCGACCGGCCGAAGGCGCTCAACGCCCTCAACGCCCAGCTGATGACGGAGGTCGTCGCCGCGGCCGAGGAGCTCGACGCCGACCGCGGCATCGGCGCGATCGTCGTGACCGGCTCCGAGCGGGCCTTCGCGGCCGGCGCGGACATCAAGGAGATGGCCGCGCAGTCCTACGCCGACATGGCGCTCGGCGACTGGTTCGCCGCCTGGGACCGGTTCGCGAACCTCCGCACCCCGGTCATCGCGGGCGTCTCGGGCCACGCGCTCGGCGGCGGCTGCGAGCTGGCGATGATGTGCGACCTGGTCATCGCCGCGGAGTCCGCGCGCTTCGGGCAGCCCGAGATCAACCTCGGCGTCTTCCCCGGCATCGGCGGCACCCAGCGGCTGACCCGCGCGGTCGGCAAGGCGGTGGCGATGGACCTCATCCTCACCGGCCGCACGATGACCGCCCAGGAGGCGCTCGCCGTCGGCCTGGTCTCCCGCGTCGTGCCGACCGAGGAGCTGCTCCAGCAGGTCGCCGAGGTCGCCGCGACCATCGCCGAGAAGTCCCTCCCGGTGCTCTACGCCACCAAGGAGGCCGTCAACCGCGCCTTCGAGACCACCCTGGCCGAGGGCGTGAAGTTCGAGCGCCGCACCTTCCACGCGACGTTCGCGCTCGAGGACCGCACCGAGGGCATGGGCGCCTTCGTCGAGAAGCGCACGGCCGAGTTCAAGCACCGCTGA